A single window of Eleginops maclovinus isolate JMC-PN-2008 ecotype Puerto Natales chromosome 19, JC_Emac_rtc_rv5, whole genome shotgun sequence DNA harbors:
- the slc7a14a gene encoding probable cationic amino acid transporter: protein MSSLLVKLDPRRVQWRSSWNTFTSRVLRTKPVESMLDSATTGTGAHGTKLARVLSTVDLVSLGVGSCVGTGMYVVSGLVAKEMAGPGVIVSFIIAAVASILSGVCYAEFGVRVPKTTGSAYTYSYVTVGECVAFFIGWNLILEYLIGTAAGASALSSMADSLANHTISNFMITHIGTLNGLGKGEQSYPDLLALLIALLVTVIVALGVKNSVGFNNVLNVINLIVWVFMMIAGLFFVNGENWDDGRFLPFGWSGVMQGAATCFYAFIGFDIIATTGEEAKSPNTSIPYAITASLITCLTAYVSVSVILTLMVPYNEIDADAPLMEMFAVHGCMFAKYIVAVGSIAGLTVSLLGSLFPMPRVIYAMAGDGLLFKFLANVSPYTETPAVACVVSGFLAALLSLLVSLRDLIEMMSIGTLLAYTLVSLCVLLLRYQPESDIHGFVNFLSEEQNNKRKEGVLAECEKDACSPTSAADEFGGADTNTCGAKNLPSLGDNEMLIGKPDKSAYTASHPNYGTVDMTTGIEAEETEGGLSRRLKKLIGPRYYTLRIRLGLPGKMDRPTPATGKTVTVCVLLLFISIFAFCSLIIFGANSIGEGRWWALMLLIFFIIFLALLVIIILQQPENPKRLPYMAPCVPFVPASAMLVNIYLMLKLSAITWIRFSIWCIVGVLIYFGYGMWNSTLEKTARENEVHASTYQRYDQGVDEGFCGFDDDFYPPTTDAWGAPEGGSGLTPPPVAKPEIDGSPAKGGGRTVAKHNLAEEDPMDF, encoded by the exons ATGAGCAGTCTGTTAGTCAAGCTAGACCCTCGGAGGGTACAATGGCGCTCGTCATGGAACACCTTCACGTCGCGCGTCCTGAGAACCAAACCGGTGGAGTCCATGTTGGATTCAGCCACGACGGGCACCGGCGCACATGGGACCAAACTGGCCCGGGTCTTATCCACAGTGGACCTGGTGTCGCTGGGCGTGGGCAGCTGCGTCGGGACGGGGATGTATGTGGTCTCAGGACTGGTTGCCAAGGAGATGGCCGGTCCGGGGGTCATTGTGTCCTTCATCATCGCCGCTGTGGCCTCCATACTGTCGG GAGTGTGTTACGCAGAGTTCGGCGTGCGGGTGCCTAAGACCACAGGTTCGGCCTACACCTACAGCTACGTGACGGTGGGCGAGTGCGTGGCGTTTTTCATCGGCTGGAACTTGATTTTAGAGTATCTGATCGGCACGGCCGCGGGGGCGTCGGCTCTCAGCAGCATGGCGGACTCACTGGCCAATCACACCATAAGCAACTTTATGATCACACACATCGGGACGCTCAATGGTTTAG GTAAAGGGGAGCAGTCGTACCCGGACCTGCTGGCGCTGCTGATAGCGCTGCTGGTGACGGTGATCGTGGCTCTGGGAGTGAAGAACTCAGTGGGCTTCAACAACGTGCTGAACGTCATCAACCTCATAGTGTGGGTGTTCATGATGATCGCCGGGCTGTTCTTTGTCAACGGAGAGAACTGGGACGATGGGAGATTCCTGCCCTTTGGCTGGTCTGGg GTGATGCAGGGTGCAGCCACCTGCTTCTATGCCTTCATTGGATTTGACATTATTGCTACAACAGGAGAAGAGGCCAAGAGTCCCAACACCTCCATCCCCTACGCCATCACTGCCTCACTTATCACCTGCCTCACTGCCTACGTCTCT GTTTCTGTGATCCTGACTCTGATGGTGCCGTACAATGAGATTGACGCCGATGCCCCGCTCATGGAGATGTTTGCCGTGCATGGCTGTATGTTCGCAAAGTATATTGTGGCGGTGGGCTCCATAGCGGGACTCACTGTATCCCTCCTGGGGTCCCTGTTCCCCATGCCCAGGGTCATCTATGCCATGGCAGGGGACGGCCTGCTGTTTAA gTTCCTGGCCAATGTGTCTCCCTACACAGAGACCCCTGCTGTAGCGTGTGTGGTGTCGGGCTTTCTGGCtgccctgctgtctctcctGGTCAGCCTCAGAGACCTCATAGAGATGATGTCCATAGGAACCCTGCTGGCCTACACCCTG GTAAGCCTGTGTGTCCTCCTGCTGCGTTACCAACCTGAGAGCGACATCCATGGCTTTGtgaacttcctgtctgaggagCAGAACAACAAGAGAAAGGAGGGCGTCCTGGCTGAGTGCGAGAAAGACGCCTGTTCGCCAACCAGCGCAGCAGATGAGTTCGGAGGCGCGGACACGAACACCTGCGGAGCCAAAAACTTACCGTCGCTGGGGGATAACGAGATGCTGATCGGCAAACCCGATAAAAGCGCCTACACTGCCAGCCACCCAAACTACGGCACGGTGGACATGACCACTGGCATCGAagcagaagagacagagggCGGGTTGTCCCGGCGGTTGAAGAAGCTTATTGGACCACGCTACTACACCCTGAGGATCCGATTGGGCCTCCCGGGAAAGATGGACAGGCCAACTCCAGCCACAGGGAAAACTGTCACCGTGTGTGtgctgctcctcttcatctccatcttCGCCTTTTGCTCCTTAATCATCTTTG GAGCGAACAGTATCGGGGAGGGTCGCTGGTGGGCTCTGATGCTATtaatcttcttcatcatcttccttGCCCTGctcgtcatcatcatcctccAGCAGCCGGAAAACCCAAAGCGGCTGCCCTACATGGCGCCCTGTGTGCCCTTTGTACCTGCTTCAGCCATGCTGGTCAACATCTACCTCATGCTCAAACTGTCCGCCATCACCTGGATACGATTCTCTATCTGGTGCATCGTGG GTGTTTTAATCTACTTTGGCTACGGCATGTGGAACAGCACGCTGGAGAAAACGGCCCGAGAGAACGAGGTGCACGCCTCCACCTACCAGCGCTACGACCAAGGTGTTGACGAAGGCTTCTGCGGCTTCGACGATGATTTCTACCCACCTACCACTGACGCCTGGGGTGCGCCTGAGGGGGGATCGGGACTCACCCCGCCCCCTGTGGCTAAGCCCGAAATTGACGGGTCGCCAGCGAAAGGTGGAGGCAGGACCGTTGCCAAACACAACCTCGCCGAGGAGGATCCGATGGATTTCTGA